tttgttgttttactctatttttattttattttattttttaatttacattttgctccagtataaaatattttcttctatatgcCAGATATTTATCAAATTTCAATTGTAATATATCAGCTAAATTCTATAGTGACAAACCTGTGTACAGCATTATTTTACATCTGGGAATTTTAAGTCCACTGAGTTATTTCccctattcctttatttttttaattctctttatatTCTTAATCTCAGTATTCTTATTACTTCTTGTTCCTGCAACTCAAACATGAACTATATTCACATGCTTTGGTTTTATATTTCCTAGaataatcacataaaaaaaaagtgtttccctttttttctccttgtctttatACAATTGCTTCACACATAAGCAATATATCTTTTATCCCACAAAATGATTCTTAGTGTCCTAGAGTGGAAGGTGCTTTATTTCAGAGTTTCTCAAAATCATGAGGAAGATGCAACTCATTTTGCATCTTCCTGATATTGTGATATGTTATCTGGTTAGGAAAGGTTTCTAGATTTGGATAATTTatgaactattattttatttattttattttattaaagattttatttatttattcatgagagagagagagagagagaggcagagacacagacagagggagaagcaggctccatgcagggagcccgacgtgggactcgattccgggtctccagcatcaggccctgggctgaaggcggcgctaaaccgctgagctacccaggctgcccagaactCAGTATTTTATATGTCAAAATGAATACAGATTCTTATTTCCAGATACTCAAAAATGGTAAAAAGCAGTTTATTAATTGGGGtcttaaaagattaaaagcaaaagataaaggTGGGTTTAGCCCCCTCGTTCTGAGAATCtcaaattgtttattttctataagtTTATCTCCATCAAAATGTCTATGACTGGACTAAATTTATGTCATCTCTGAATCTATTAATTGTGTCCTGATTGTGATTGCATGGATTGTTCTTGAAACATAAGCGATCAATTTAAAACTCAGAGGATCACATGCACAAACCAGAACAGCATATTTCCTGTCTATGGTTGAGCTCTCTGATAGTGCTTTTCTGCTCTACAGTGCCTCATCATCTGCCACCCAAACCATATTGATTCCTGAAAGCTTTCTATATTGACTCTGCTTTTCTTCTAATTCAAGTGATGCAGTTTGGGTTCTCCTGGAGCAGATACCGAATTGCAAAAGGTATGTTGAAAAGTAATactctggaagaaaacaaaagtggaGGCAGGTAGGACTGTGCATAGCAAATAATCAGACTGTGATTCCAACATGAAAACATCTGACTCAGCCCAACTGAAAGTTCCCAGAGCAAATACTGCCTGTTAAAGAAATCCCTTTGTTGGACAGAAATGGCTAAACCCTTTTACTACCTTTGTGATCAGCCATTGGCTGGGCACCTCCCCTGTAGAGCATAGATGATGCTCTAAAAGGTAGGTGTATCCTGAAAGTCTGAAGCGCTGCACACTTTGACACATTGTAGTTGGGCAGAGGGTCCTTCTAGGATGAGATAGTGTAAGTGGTATTTCTGCTTTTCCAAGTCTGACACAAaagctaaataataataattaataataataataatacatctaATTTCTTTACCTCATATTAATAaccttataaattaatttatttctatgtCTATGTATAGTTATAGGTAATAAGTCAGAATCTATTACTAAGGTAAACCACAGCTAAAGatttagtattgttaaaatgtccatactacccaaagaaatctataaattcaacataatccctatcaaaatactgacagcatttttcacaaatgtaaaataatactaaatttatATCTAACTatgaaagaccccaaataccaaaagcaatcttgataaagaagaacaaagccaaaggtatcacaattccacattcaagataaaattttgcttttgagACACATCCATAAAAACATCCAGCCTAGAAATTTagaacattcaaagaaaaacCACAGGTTTCTATTTCTATCACTGAAAAGGTAAAATCCATGCAACATGATAAATAGGATATAGCAGATACGTGACAAATTGTCAGAACTATCACTTGCAAGTGTGATTTAGAAGGAATCATGCCAAATATTACCATCAGCTTGAGTCTCCCTACCAATGGATTTCCACTTGAGAATATTCTAGTTCATCATTGTGTGACTTCTCTTGACTCTGCCATTCTGACTTTTAGTAGCACTGATGCAATGGATGCTTCTGCATTTAGTGGACCTTACAAATTTCCATTCACTTCTCCTTTGAGTCATTCAACTTATGCTACTATACTTTCCAGGTCCCTGTCCCTCCAATTGTGGATTTTTatcaaatgaaagaggaaggagtaaaaataaaaataacagttaatttaaaacttcatgaacgtgtgaaaaataattttgaattctgTGAAGCTCATATACCTTTTTTATAACAGAGGCCCGATTACATATGTGGAGTGCAAAGTTAGTTTTGGCCAGCTTGAAGTATTTTCAGAGAAAAGCTTATTGATCTGGGTTATTGGATAGAAGGTCCCCAAATTGATGGAAGTTAGTCTTTCTTGAACTATAACTTTTGGAGCCAAGAGTCACGGGAAGCAGCCATTTGACCAGATTTGCATTGGAGGTACatatttaaaacttcattttagaATCTTAGATTATATACTCAGCTCAAGTTTTTGCATcaggaaaaccaaaaataagtaCATACTGGAAATGAATTTCTTCTGACTATTTGGAATTCTTAAACTCCTGATCCACTAACTCATGGATCATTACTACTGTAATTATTCCATGTTTAAATAGGATTTATATAATGGTAACAGCTTAAATTAAAtagtagtcttttatttttaatgtatatgcaTAGAACCTATGAGTGAAGAAGAATCATTGAATGACTCAAGTATAAAAATGCTTGGGTTTAATATTTTTAGTCTATCTTCGtttgaaaaacatcttttttaaaaaaatatttcatttattcatttgagagagagcacacgaatTGGAgctgaagcagaggaagagggagggagagggagaagcagactttccactgagcacagagcctgaacccagagctcaatcccagaacccagagatcttGACCCAAGCTGAAGAAAGACACCTAATGAAGTAAGTCATCCAGGAACCTCATTTTGAAAGAGCATATTAAAGACTAATGTCTCCTATATTgttactcttttattttactcAAATATGATCCAGAGCATAAAACCGTAGTAATTCACTttagacttattttaaaatagtcctGGGTCACCCTACATACATGTTCCTTCCTGCCCCTGTGGCAGATGTGCTTATGTCAGAGCTTGCTTTCTCCACTGAGCCTTCCTGGATATGGGCTCAGACTCTTTCTCATTACAAAGCTGCAGACAGCTACTCCTGATGGATTGTGGATGATGCACAAGATAAAAAACTCTTTGCTCTTTCAGCCTCAGTAGGCAGCCTGtagtataatgtatttttaaggaaTACCAGATACCACAATAGATACCACCATAAACCTCTTGAAAGAAATAGTCAATGAAAATTAAGGAATATTGTTTAAATAGTAACTTTTTCTTAATCAGAACTACCTTATTGATTAATGAAGAATCTGCATAAatctaaaaaatgttaaaaataagtaaaaaatttaaaaaggcagaggacttgaatatacttttttatttttcaaaaagacacacagatggctaacagacatatgaaaagatgctcaacatcactaatcatcaaagaaatgcaaattaaaaccacagtgagattcATCTTATCATACCtgataaaatggctaaaataaaaaagataagaaataacaaataataagtgttggcaacaatgtggggaaaaaggaactctcatgtgctgttgatggaaatgcatattggtgcagccactgtggaaaacaatatggagattccccAATAATTAAAcgtagaaataccatatgatccaataattccactacttaatatttactcaaagaaaattaaaacactattttgaaaagatatattcaccccatgattattgcagcattacttataatagccaagttatggacattacctaaatgtccactgataggtgaatggataaggaaaattagatatttaatatataatttatgcaCCCATTTAAAAGGATAATATATTGCCATTTGCACCACATGGATGGTGAATAAtcacatgctaagtgaaataagtcagactgcgaaagacaaataccatatgatttcactcatatatagaatctaaaaaatcaaatgaataaacaagcaaggaaaaaacagaaccagacctataaatacagagaactgatggttgccagagggaagggggtgaaGGGGATGtggatggacaaaatgggtgaagataCAGGTTTCCAATTATGGAATGGATAAGTCACAAGAATAAAGGTCACAGCACAGGGAATTAGTCAATGATATTGGaatagtgttgtgtggtgacagatggtgactataattttggtgaacatagcataatgtatagagaagttgaaatgccatgttgtacacatgaaacttaTGTAATGTGTGTCAActaaatactgaaataaaaataaataaaaataaaatttaaaagtaaagcaTAGATTTACTCTGAAAAACATGttatttggagttttttgttCTCTAAGGAAAGCAAccaaatcatcaaaataaaacactcCATAAGAATATTGCTAATATATTAGCTTGTTCCATAAAATTATGTTATCAAGAATAAAACTTTATAACAAATATAAGATAAATCCAACCTCTTGAGAATCAGGGACAgaggtaataaaaaataataatttttataattctaagAAAAAGTTGATATAAATACTTTAAGAACATAATCGAGTATGTGAATATCAACCTTTTTATCAAGTATATTCTAGACCAGAATACACAGCATAATAACATATAACCTAGTCCTTAATAAATGTCCCAAAGAATCTGATTATCTATATAGAATGATATATTGCtaattttattactaattttaaattttaatttaataaacctAAGACATACACATTCCTTCATATAATTAGAGAAACTTtcctaaatgtgtatttttaataataaaaatctcatgaaatataattatttatgttgaaaataatttaaacgAAATAtcaattttggaaaaagaatCAATACAGTACTCATTAGTGCAAAGTCCTTGGAGTTAAGAATTAGAGACAGTAGCAGTAAACTACTACGGTAGCAGTTATCTGcagtcatctgcaaatagcagTAAAACTGTtgctctttgcagatgacattatcctaaatgtagaaaatcccaaagaatatacaataaaacTTCTGGGATTAAAACTATTTCATCACATCTCAGGATAAAAGATGAGTATAATAAAAccaattaattataatttttagataCCAGAAGTGAACTAAAAGATGGAATTgagaaaaattccatttataataacatcaaaaataatttaacaaaatctgTTCAAAACTTTCACCCCGAAAACTACAAAGTATTGctgagaaatattaaagaacaCCTAAGTAAATGGAGACTATTCACTCTATGTGTATAGCCTGGAGGAGTCAACATTATCAAGAGAGCAATTCTGTGCAAATTTGCATTATACTCAACACATTGTTTCTAAACCTCAAAAGGGATTTTTGTAGATACTGTCAAATTGAACTTAACATTTATAGGGATTTGGATAGgaattatatacatataagtaatcaagatagtgtagCTTTGGTGAAAGAACAGGTGTATAGATCAATCAAAGAGAATGGAGGGTCCAGAAACAACCTTTGCATTTGTGGTTGTATCACCCTATAATGGGTGTCATTAGGAAAGGGTATCTTCAAACTGTGTTGAGATAACTGGGTATTCACctgcaaaataaattaattatataatctatattgtacataaaaaattaactcaaaaatatGCATAAACCTAAATACAAAGGGTAAGcctataaaatatctaaaagaataTACAGGAGAAAATATCCATGACTACGGGTTAGGCAAAGACTTCTTAGCTGAAGCAACAAAAGCATGATtctgaataaggaagaaaaaataatgacaaattggACCTTATCAAAATTAGAAACtctttgtatttcaaatataCCATTATGAAATTGAGAAGATAAGCCACAGTTGGGAGAAAATGTTCACAAAATATGTCTGATTGAAGAAATATATTCGGAGTATATAACAAATTGTTTAAACTCATTTCTATgctaaataaactattaaaaataggtcaatcattcaatagatattttgCCTTAGGAGAGTTTTTAacctaaatgtaattttatatttaacaaacataattatttttatttcttctaacatTTATGTTTCCTTCAACACCTAAATGTgtcacattaatttattttttaaagctttatttatttgagagagagatagagctaCAGAGAGAGTgcgagtggcagagggagagggagagaaatcctcaagcactCTCTGCTGCACTCGGAGcccacatggggttccatcccaggactctcagatcatgagctgagctaaaATCAGAGTCAGCGACCTAACCCACTGagtgcccaggtgcccctccactggTATTTAATAAAGTACATTTCTTAaggttgtattttttctttttaaaaatataatgtcatGCTATTCTAATTTGCATTAGGTGCTGGCTACGGAGCATGGCTACATGACTATCTTATGTAGATATAGTGACTCCAAAATGTTAGCTTGTATACCTTGGTTAATTAGAGAAATTACACTTAAATGTTAAATCCAGGCATTAGGAGGACGCATAATGTTTGCTTACAATGCATTatagcatttattgaaaatattctatCCCACATAGGTGGCATGTCAGaacatatttaacttaaaaatatctcttgagtttttattctaattttttaataattgaaagaGAATTGTATAGTTTATATACGTCTAAGTAATTATGTTTTATAAGTGAAGGTCTTGCATAtcttatatatttagaaataccaCATCATGAATGTTAATAGAGATGACAGGGagatatttaaatgatatttttctaaaggCTAAAATCACAGTTTATAATGATGCTTTTAACACAGATAAATGATTGGGTTGAGCAAGGTATCATTTTGATCCTATATTGTTATCATGGATATACTCTTTTATTGTGCAGCAAGCAGATAACTCTTAAAAGTAAATTGGTGagaaagttataaaagaaataggtttccaatgaaacaaaaatgttaaagaaaagagagtgagaaagacagTTTTAATAGCTGCACCTGTTCCTCAGTGACATGCGTTGCATGTTGAGGCAGATTTCTAGCACATGAGGtaatacaaaaaatatgtataatcaCCTTTGAAAATATGGTGGTATAGAGTCTCCAAACTTCAACATGTACAGAAGTTCACATAATGATAGAAATGAAAGGCTCAAGCCAGATGTAAGATTATGAAGctgattgatttttttgtaatgtctgaTTTTCATTGAGTcatggatagagaaaatgtgtttttttttttccttcatgaacTCTCTCTTCATGAGAAAagccaaaaaaaggaaacattgatGATTAATGGCTGGCAGTGGGTCCGAATGTCAAACAATCATTGGGGAGGAGTAGATAGTAGGGAAATATCAAGTGCTGTGATCTGGCTAATAGATGACCATTATTCAGCTCCACCACAGTGTTGCAAAGAGGTAAACACAGATCTCAACTATTATGTGGTGTTGCACATTTGAATGCAAATTTagttaacacacacacatttgtgcaCCAATATTTTCTTATCCAAATGAAACATCAAATTAGGCAATATAGAGCATGTGCCTTGCCAGTTTGCAACATCTAATAGTACTGATATCTGAATTGTTTGGGTATTTGAATTAAATATTGCTGTAAAATTCTTACCATGTTGTAAATTAGATGACCCTGAGTTTAAAGCATCAGTATTTGATAATATGTAAAACTCTCAGCAATTAGAATCCAAAAGCGATCACTGTCTCTATTTGCAATTTCAGTTTAGAACTTTAATATAGCTGCTTCTGGAAAGAAAGTTtgtcagctattttttttctcatatgacTATGGGGCAGTCAGTAAATCCTATGTTtcctctaaatatttttcaataaatgagTGAAGTACACACATCTATATAGTATTCTTTATATACCAAATTAAATTATTAGAATAGGTTATTATAAACCTCTCTAAGATAAAGCACctaaatttattcttcttttcccccAGCTTTTAATTCTCAACTTTGTGAAGTACCTATAGGAAAAACTAACTTCTGGAATCATACAAAACATCTTAACAGACGTGAGAGTAGAGGAGAATGAGTCCCTATAGACTACTCTTTCTGCTGTTAAGTGAATGTCATAAAGAAGTCATATCCACTTTAATAAAGCAATGGTGTAATTCCTGAAAAAATATCCATAGAACCAAGATATAGTTAATAATTGAGTATAATTAATTCAGATTTGAAGATTTTATATGTTGGAATATCTTTATGTTGGCTGACTCACcatttcaattaaatatatatgctaGGTGAACATGAATGTaatgattcaattaaaaatgctGGAAAAATGGCAGTTTCctagttataataataaaatctattttatctaaTTAGTCTTCAAGGAAGACGATTGTACTTCCATGATTTCCAGCTTCCCCTTTTTCCAAACTGTGTTGTCAAGATGAGATATTAGTACAACCGAGCTTTGTGGCAGAGCATCATCTCGTACTGCTCCACGCAAGTATGTGACGGATTGtttcttaaatcttaaaacagaGTAAACAAACGCTCTAAATATATTTCCTCTTATAGATTTTGCCATATAAAAGGACGAGCAAGTTCATCAGTCAACGTTTCCACGTTCGTTGATCTCAAGCTTCTTCATCAATGCCCAGATAATTAGGTGGCCAGTaaataatacttttcaaaaaGCCTTATTTTGGAACCTGGAAGGATGATCACTCTGGTAAAAGAACACTATTACACTGGAACTAAAACAAGATAGAATTGATTCACTGGTCTGTACAGCTAGTGCTGGTTACTTAAAGTggagaaagtagaaaataatggatttttcttctgttttttagagTTCTCAAAGTTCAGCACATTTGGCTTTAGATAGAAGTTAGTCACTTCGTAATCCTATCTATTCTTCATTGAGGCTGCTGATTATTGCCCACATACTTCGtacaaataaaggaaatacaCTCAATTTAAATAGTCTTTCTGTGAGTTCCATTTAAGGCAAATATATTATGGATAtgcattctaaaatattttatattaagatattttccatttaaaaataacactttaaaattctattcttaaaaactgaaataaggatcagagattaaaacattttaatatatgttattatagtcaataaaatactgagaaaaatgaataataactAGAAATCATCAGGAGTGGAAAGAGTATGCTCCTGCTTCTGAGTAGGCTATCATATCTGCAATTTACTCCTTAgccaaagcaaaaaacaaaacaaaacaaaacaaaacaaaacaaaaggtgggattttaaaaaatagttacttaaaatatggattttattactttgaaGTTTCAAAAGAGTCTgcattttgttgtcttttgtgaGAGAAAACCTTGAGcaataactaaatgaaaatatcacTCAGAGCAATATTTTGAAGCCAATAATGCAAATATGAATGAATATGACCAAACTGTTTTTGCaactcaaaagagaaaatttgtgGCCGGGAGCAATgcaatgaaaaatataatcaaaaagcaaattaattaattGCTTAGAGCTTCCTTTtagaaaagtttgaaaattgCCTTGATAAGTGAATTTTATGAAATAGATGAAAACTTGGCACAACCCTGCAAGTAGATATCTGTCTTATGTCAAAGAGGGCAGTCAGGCTCCAAAAAACATCACACCTTAGGACATTACTTTTAAATGTACAAATGAGTGCATTTAAAAGTCCATAAAATATGCTTGAAAATAATAAGACTAAAAAGACCAAGATTAGGCTAATCTTTATAACTACATAAAATGATGGACGTCATCTACTAGGcctgattttccatttttatttattttattcatattggTGACTTA
This genomic stretch from Canis lupus familiaris isolate Mischka breed German Shepherd chromosome 4, alternate assembly UU_Cfam_GSD_1.0, whole genome shotgun sequence harbors:
- the LOC100685159 gene encoding LOW QUALITY PROTEIN: AP-5 complex subunit mu-1 isoform X1 (The sequence of the model RefSeq protein was modified relative to this genomic sequence to represent the inferred CDS: inserted 5 bases in 3 codons; deleted 1 base in 1 codon; substituted 6 bases at 6 genomic stop codons), translating into MNTDSYFQILKNGKKQFINWGLKRLKAKDKVMQFGFSWSRYRIAKGMLKSNTLEENKSGGRTFKEKPQVSISITEKVKSMQHDKXDIADTXQIVRTITCKCDLEGIMPNITISLSLPTNGFPLENILVHHCVTSLDSAILTFSSTDAMDASAFSGPYKFPFTSPXESFNLCYYTFQVPVPPIVDFYQMKEEGVKIKITVNLKLHERVKNNFEFCEAHIPFYNRGPITYVECKVSFGQLEVFSEKSLLIWVIGXKVPKLMEVSLSXTITFGAKSHGKQPFDQICIGGTYLKLHFRILDYXYSAQVFASGKPKISTYWKXISSDYXWNSXTPDPLTHGSLLL